A single Amphiura filiformis chromosome 8, Afil_fr2py, whole genome shotgun sequence DNA region contains:
- the LOC140158210 gene encoding somatostatin receptor type 5-like: MSTTSAPYASSSLSSYDSMTTLFSEGNATINTDGGPIVHGLVWLQLYFTPCFYSIIAFLGLIGNGMVILVLLSFPNMKTIPNVYILNLAIVDFVFVITLPFLAVQIATNNWPFGSFMCKFAGGVDTLNQYASIYTLALMSADRYIAVVYPLSSMRYRTKKVSRCLCGIVWVISALFSIPILILQKEVTHGNLKFCTIKGLNTQQQFNMYLFSNFVVGFILPLIIILICYITLMFKIYASTLPITSDGSAAQRAQKRVSFLVVSVIIVFIICWLPYYVVQIVNAYVKMTHGISIAYTITTCWCYANSLFNPFIYTFIGENFKRNLLIMLKCKCPGVGKVERNMSTKDTSSVYHRTGAIALHRVNQECAGQGNPGSMATEATSFIDHQSGCQAYQIGNTNKVIHNKLCSNFENEFTKM; encoded by the coding sequence ATGTCTACAACATCGGCTCCATATGCCTCGAGCAGTTTATCATCTTACGACAGCATGACGACCCTTTTTTCGGAAGGGAACGCTACAATAAATACAGATGGAGGACCAATTGTGCATGGATTAGTTTGGTTACAGCTATACTTCACTCCTTGTTTCTACTCAATAATTGCGTTTCTTGGTCTAATTGGCAACGGAATGGTCATCTTGGTACTGTTGAGTTTTCCAAACATGAAAACAATTCCAAATGTGTACATTTTGAATCTTGCCATCGTCGACTTTGTCTTTGTTATTACTTTGCCATTCTTAGCTGTGCAGATCGCTACCAATAACTGGCCTTTTGGAAGCTTCATGTGTAAATTTGCCGGTGGTGTGGACACATTGAATCAATATGCTTCGATCTATACTCTGGCTTTAATGAGTGCAGATAGATATATTGCTGTGGTGTATCCTCTATCATCAATGAGATACCGGACAAAGAAGGTATCACGTTGCCTATGTGGTATCGTATGGGTGATCTCTGCGTTGTTCAGTATTCCTATTCTGATCTTGCAAAAAGAGGTCACACATGGTaatttaaaattttgcaccaTCAAAGGTTTGAACACGCAACAACAATTCAACATGTATTTATTTTCAAACTTCGTTGTCGGTTTTATCTTGCCACTCATTATCATTTTGATTTGTTACATCACATTAATGTTTAAAATCTACGCAAGTACGCTGCCAATAACATCGGATGGTAGTGCGGCACAGCGTGCTCAAAAGCGCGTCTCGTTTTTAGTCGTATCTGTAATCATTGTATTTATAATTTGTTGGTTGCCCTACTACGTTGTACAAATCGTAAACGCGTACGTTAAGATGACGCACGGTATTTCCATTGCGTACACGATCACGACTTGTTGGTGCTACGCTAACTCACTTTTCAATCCATTCATTTACACTTTCATCGGCGAAAACTTTAAAAGAAACCTGCTGATAATGCTCAAATGCAAATGCCCGGGTGTTGGTAAAGTTGAAAGGAATATGTCAACAAAAGACACCAGTAGTGTGTACCATCGCACAGGTGCTATTGCTCTTCATCGGGTCAACCAGGAATGCGCAGGACAAGGTAATCCAGGAAGTATGGCAACCGAGGCCACTTCATTCATAGATCATCAATCAGGTTGTCAAGCTTACCAAATTGGCAATACTAACAAGGTGATACATAATAAACTTTGCAGTAACTTTGAAAATGAATTTACAAAAATGTAA